Below is a genomic region from Marinobacter salarius.
AAGTGTGGCCGGAGGCGATCCCTCTGCCGCACCCAAGCCCCAGGAATAATCTCTGGTTGCGTCGGAACCCGTGGTTCGAAGAGGAGGTTATTCCGGCGCTACAACGTCGCGTTCGCGACGCACTCGGGTAGCGCCGGGTGACAGTTGGCGTCGGAAGAGTCAGGCGCTGCGGTGGAGGGCAACGGTTTGTGGTTTCGGTGTGGCCTGAGCGGAAAGGTATCTTTCCAGTTCGAGAACCTCTCCTTCAGTGGCATACAGTCCCTGTTTGGTGCGGCGCCAGAGGATATCTTCTGAAGTCATTGCCCATTCGTGCCTGATCAGGTATTCGACTTCACGCTCGTAGAGTGTGCCGGCAAACCGATAGCCCAGGTCCTGAATGGATTTCGCGTCGTCCAGAAAGTCGTAGGCCTTGGTGCCATAGGTGCGGACATAGCGGCTGTAGACCGCCTCGGGAAGCCACCGGTACTCGGCTGACAGGCGGGCCTCGAGGGTGTCGTGATTTTCGAAGTCGCCACCCGGCAAAGTGCCCCTCTTCGTCCATGGGCCGCGGGCCTGGGGAAAGAATTGGCACAATTTGTCCGTCGCTGCTTCCGCGAGTTTGCGGTAGGTCGTAATCTTGCCACCAAACACGGAGATGACCGGCGCCTTGTCCTTTTCCCGGCTGACTTCAAACGAATAATCACGGGAAGCCTTTTTGGCGTCTCCCTCCTCATCGTCCATCAGCGGGCGGACGCCCGAATAGGACCAGACTACATCGTTCTCCGTTAGTTGGCGTTTGAAATGGCCGTTGACGATATCCAGCAGATATTCGGTTTCTTCCGGCGATATCTTCGCTTTCTTCGGGTCGCCTTCATAATCCACGTCGGTGGTGCCCACCAGGGAGAACTCGTCTTCGTAGGGAATGACGAACACAATCCGTTCGTCCTCATTCTGTAGAATGTAGGCCTCGGTCTCCCGGTTCAGGCGGGGCACAACGATATGACTGCCCTTGACCATGCGGATGGTTTTCGGCGCTTTCATGGAAAGACTTTCGCTGAACAGGCTGCTTACCCAAGGGCCAGAAGCATTCACAATCACATTGGCCGTAACGTGGTGGACGCTGTCGTCGTTCATGTCCTGAAGTGA
It encodes:
- the glpD gene encoding glycerol-3-phosphate dehydrogenase; the encoded protein is MTEESNKFDVVVVGGGVNGTGIAMDAAGRGLKVLLCEMNDLASATSSSSSKLIHGGLRYLEHYEFRLVREALAERESLLRNSPHIMWPMRFRLPHRPHLRPAWMIRTGLFLYDHLAKREILPGSRLIKFDEKDPLKSDITKGFEYSDGWVDDARLVVLTAKKAQECGATILTRTKCINAERGTDSWDVSLQDMNDDSVHHVTANVIVNASGPWVSSLFSESLSMKAPKTIRMVKGSHIVVPRLNRETEAYILQNEDERIVFVIPYEDEFSLVGTTDVDYEGDPKKAKISPEETEYLLDIVNGHFKRQLTENDVVWSYSGVRPLMDDEEGDAKKASRDYSFEVSREKDKAPVISVFGGKITTYRKLAEAATDKLCQFFPQARGPWTKRGTLPGGDFENHDTLEARLSAEYRWLPEAVYSRYVRTYGTKAYDFLDDAKSIQDLGYRFAGTLYEREVEYLIRHEWAMTSEDILWRRTKQGLYATEGEVLELERYLSAQATPKPQTVALHRSA